The genomic stretch CTGACTGGAGCTCAGCTTTTGCAGCTCGATAGCTCGTTAAGGCAGAAGACTCTGCCATAGACATACTTGTTGGCATCACGCGAGCCAAAGCTTGACCAGCAATTACCTTATGTCCTTTAGAAACCAAAATCTCTAAAACTTTGCCAGAGGCATCAAAAGTTAAAGCATCTGGATTTTTGGAATATGAAGAAGTAGTGGCGGGCACACTAACCTGGCCAACAACGACAACTTTAACAAGGCGCGGCAATGGCGCATCATCAGATTTAGCTCCGCAAGCAACTAGCAGAGAAATGATTAATGTAGATAAAGTAGTTTTAAATATTCTTGAATTCATTCTCAGATTTTAGTCCAAGAATCTCGAAATTATCTAGGGTTCAAGGCAACTTAAAGCACTCAAAAGGAAACAAAATCGCTTGACTTTTAAGTGCTCAGGATAGCAAAAACACCTCTAAATTGGCTCAGAATTAAATCTGCTGAGCCAGCATATAGAGATTCGTTGACCTAGCACCAGAGCGACAAAACGCCAATACAGGGGTCGGCATCGTTGCCAGTAAACGAGCCATTTCTTGAGCCTGCTCCAAGGTAATCTGACCGCTTACTACGGGCAGATAAGCATAGTTCAAACCAAGCGCTTTTGCAGCAGCCTCAACTTCAGCATTTAAGGGCTGAGTTGCTCCACCCTCACCATCTGGACGATTATTGATAATTGACTTATAACCCTGGCGAGCAATTTCCGCCACATCCTCCGGCATGATTTGCCCCAAAGTTCCGAACTGCTCGGTATGACAAGCGATTTGAAGTGGCATGCCACATCCTCCATTTGAATAATTTGAACTACCACTAGCAATAACTGGCTCACAAGGTGGCGGCAACATTCTCCAGTTTAAATATTTCATCGCAAGTGCGGCACCAACCACAAATCCAATAAAAGCAATAAATGAGCTTATTGCCAGAGTTGAAATTCCAGCTAAACCTTGACCAATTGTGCAACCTAATGCGGTAACACCCCCAACCCCCATCAAAACTCCGCCCAACAAATGATTAGCGGTGTCTTCAGCATTTCTGAATGTTTCCCAGTGAAATGTTCTAGTAATCAATGAATAAACAGCGGAACCAACCACCAAACCAATAACAGAAACAATTCCCAAAGTTAGTTTTTTGCTTACATCGCTAAAGAACGTTAACCACTCAATCAGGTATGCATAAGGTGCCACAAAAGTTAAGCTTTCCATCCGACCAGAGTTTGTCGAAACAAACACCTCTTCTAATGTATTAGGATCTTCCGCAACGTAACCTAGCTGACCTGAAATCCACCATATAGCCAAGATAGCACCGCCAACACCCAGTCCGGCCAAAAAGTTATTTAATGTCCAAAAATGTTTCTTTGATAAAGCAAATAAAATGAAGGCCCCGCCTAATACCGAAGCAATTAATAATTGAAGGACC from Polynucleobacter sp. MWH-Spelu-300-X4 encodes the following:
- a CDS encoding TIGR01244 family sulfur transferase, whose amino-acid sequence is MKYLNWRMLPPPCEPVIASGSSNYSNGGCGMPLQIACHTEQFGTLGQIMPEDVAEIARQGYKSIINNRPDGEGGATQPLNAEVEAAAKALGLNYAYLPVVSGQITLEQAQEMARLLATMPTPVLAFCRSGARSTNLYMLAQQI